The DNA window GGCCTTGGCGAAGACGACAGGCAGGGGGTGGTAGttgtgggcggcgtgctcgtTCTCCGacttgatggcggcctcagtcgaggcggcgtggaAGCGCGAGGTGACGCCGTtacgggcggcgacgtcgttgGCGTGGGGGGCCATTGTGGGAGATGGGGAAGGTCTTCTTCTTGAATGAGTCCAGTTTCTGGCGACTCGGTTCTGGGCCGGTACAATTGGGCCCGTTGAAGAGGCGGTATACGTTGGCGATTGCAGGAAAGCTGCTTAGTCTGGCGGGCTTGTCAGCGGACGAGTCAACAGCGATTGATGAatcgacgatgatgatgttgtgTCTTGTAGCAGTACTTGTCAGATGCAAGATGGATGCAGGCCACCGCCAAttggggagggagggccaccaccaccacctgaCGTGACGTATTGACGAGCCTCTACTGCACATAGGGACCCGGCGTCGGCTTTTCAGCGCCAGCCCCAacgccttggccagcgtgGGCTTTTTTGGtggcgacagcgccgccgggtgCCCGAATGACGGGCAGCGCACATGGCGGGGACGAGAGGCAGGAGGGGCAGAATCTAAGAGGGCACAGatggaaggagggggggggggagggggcaaaGCCGGGGTTCGGGGGACCGGCAGGGCGGTAAGGTAggcctgggcgcgcgcgcggggggaCGGTAGGGCACTGTACTAACCAGCTCAGGCTGCTGTCTGGCTAGGCAGTTGCTTGTTTGGGCAATTAAATGCTTCTGGAAGAGATCTAGGAACAGCCGCTTCAGATGGAGTGACTGTTGGACGCGTGGGAACGAGGAAAAAAAGGTGGAAAGAGAAGAGGAGTCGTCTCAGGCGAGGGAATGCCCGTCCACGGTGGCTCCCCATTTATACCTGGCGACGGAAAACTCGTTCGACGAAGTTTGTCCGCCGCTATACCCCTAAGTGCAAGTGGACGCACAGCGGAGGGCCCGGCGTCGCGAAAGCGTTGGTTGTAGATGAACGCCCGCGGTGCCACTGCACCTTGGCGCAGGGATGCTGGTGGTGTCTGTGTCAGTTCAGTCAGTCCATCCGTcccgtcagtcagtcagtcctGTCCGGCGAGCCAGCTCGGATTGCCGAAGCCAGCCGGCCAGTCACGAtggtcgacgccctccccgGACCCGAAGTTGACCGCGGTGACGGGGGGCCCTCGCTCGGGGGCCGCACGATCACaaagggcagcagcggcgagaaAAAGGGCAACGGCCGGCGAGACAGACATACCTAGTAGTTAGTACTTGGTACAGtacggacgggcgggtgggcgaggcCAGCGATGCATCGGCTCGAGCTCCACACAGACACCACCCGTCACTGGATCCGTCTCGgggccgccatccatcacgtcgtgggcggcgtcgctggtgTTGTGAGAGAACAGGGCTCACATGACCAGCGTGGCCAATGGCGCGCCCACCATTACGTACctgccggccgaggccgtcgtgAGATGCAAtctggcgatgccgccgtcatcCTTGGAAGGACGTGATGATGAAgtcatccaccaccaccacttccTCCCCCACTGCAGTACCCCTCGCGTGCCCAACGttcgtcgcccgtcgccaatCTGTAGTGGCAGCCGACGCTGTTGGACAAGGGCGGCTCTGTGATGCGTCAGCGAGGCGGGATGCGACGCAGCGCCCCCGCCAACCACAGCTGGCGGGCACCCGAGGGGCGGGTCGTCATACGTGCAGCAGTTGCAAGCAGGCAGTCTGGCGACATGGATGGTGATCCatgcctgcggcggcggcgggcgatgcgctcactcgctcgctcgctctcgccTTCCGTTCCGTTGCAAGGCGTGCCGCGACCGCAAGGGCGCCCTCCGAACCTCCACTCCTGTAAcatggcgtcgatgccgccgccccggccacgagccacgccgccgctgtggtGAGCGCGTAGAGCATCGCACCGCTGACCGATGACAGGTGCCGACCCcgggcgccgctggcgtgaTCTGGCCCCAGTTGTCCCTCCCAGGCGTTGGGCGAGGGCTGAGCAGGAGGGTGGCGACTCGACCGGCGAGATGGACCAGCCGGATGGCTTCCAGCGTTCGAAAGCCGGTGGTCCAGACGGACACGAGACGGGGGACCCCGACCGACACATGCGGaccaggcagggcaagggcCAGCTGGAGGGCTCCTCCCCGTGGTTCGTATCTCCCTACACTAAGTtactaggtacgtactccttacgaagtaccttagtactatTGTCAACCTGCACCGCGGAGCAGCACCCACCTCTCTCGAGGTAGGTGTCGTTGCACGAGGATGCGACCTATATTGCGCTTCGTACAGCAGCCTAGTAGAGGTGGTATTGTGATAAGTATGATAAGGTAGCCCACTGCCAAGTGCAGGCATCCGATAAGGTACCCTGCGTACATGCCCGTGCGGCCGCGGACGCAGCGCTGGAGGGGGCCAGAGGACACGGGGAGGGCGGGCCCCTTCAATCCAGCTGGCGGCCGAAACCGGGCCCCGCTgagacgccgccgttgcgcacCGTGGTGGCACCAGGCACGGAGGGaaggcacgcacgcacggccgccgatgGTCCGGGTGTGGGCTCAACTTCCTCTCCATCTCTGCTCCCTCTTGTTCTCTCGCCCCCACTAGAGATGGCTGACATGGGCCAATCACGCCCCGTTGCGAGACCTCACTCTCAAGAACCCGCGGTACGTACCTATTccagcatcaacaacattcattcaccaccatcagtgaccaccaccactaccaccaccacccatcacAAGTGACGGACCGagtgccggccggccgacccTGTGTCAATTGTTTGCTGCCAGCGCTTCTCTGATTTCGCTTTCGTTCCTTATCCACGTCGGCCCCAATGGCCTGACTGACGGGCATcagtccccccccctttccccccttcgCCGTGAGAGGCCACCtatcgccgccatggccacacCATCCACGGCCCGCAATGCACAGAAACGGTCCAACTTCCTGCGCGACATCGTCGTTATCCGCCTTATCAATGCGTGGTGGATCGCCACCTTTTTCCAGCCGGATGAGTTCTTTCAGTCCCTCGAGCCCGCTTGGCGCCTCGCCTTTGGGCCCGAGAGCGGAGCGTGGATGACGTGGGTATGTTGTTATATGTTGTATTGACTGGTGCAGTAACAGTCAACATACGCGTGTCTAGACAGCATTGACTGGACTCTTCTGTTGACTCGCGTCCTCAACCGAGGCTGACCCTTTGTTCAGGAATGGCAGCATCAGTTGCGGTCGTCGCTGCACCCCGCGCTGTTCTCCGCCGCATATCTCGTGGCCGATGGGCTCTCCAGCCTGATCCCCGCCGGCAACGTCTTCCGTACCTTTGTCGTCATGGCTGCCCCCAAGACCCTGCAGGCTCTCATTGCAGCCCTCGGAGACTGGTACGCctggcgcctcgccgtcaagaTATACGGCCCCGGCTCACTCGCGTCCTTCTTTGCCGTATGCGCGCCCTCCTTTGACCTTGTGGCCTTGACTAACTCGCGTGTCTAGCTGTTCCTCCAAGTGTTTAGCCCTTGGCAGTGGTATGTATCCACACGCACATTTTCAAACTCTCTGGAGACGACTCTCACCATCACGGCGCTCTACTACTGGCCGTGGGAACTGCTCGGGTCAGCCAAACCGGCCAAGGAGAATCCAAAGGCACCCCAGGCTCTTCACAGCCTCTGGCGATTGCGCGCCTCCCTGAGtctggccgccctcgctgtGGTCCTGCGCCCGACGAATGTGTTGATTTGGgccaccatcgccggcatAGCTCTCACGAGGGTTACGCTGAAgggctcctcgccgctgtCTTGGGCGGCAACATTTACTTTTGTGAGAGAAGCCGTCCTCTGCGGGTCGCTAGTTCTTGGGACGTCATTCGTGTCCGACCGACTGTACTTTGGCTTCTGGACGTTTCCGCCTTACAACTGGCTCAACTTCAACATCTCCAAGtcgctcgccgtcttctACGGCCGCAACCCCTGGCATTACTATCTCCTCCAGGGCATCCCGCTCCTCTGCACCACAAGCCTCCCTTTCGCCATTGCGGGACTCTAcagcccaccacccactGCGTCGCCTGACCAGGCAAACACGCTGCGAACACTCTCATGCACTATATTTGCCACTGTTGGTGCACTATCGCTTATATCGCACAAGGAGGTCCGCTTCATCTACCCGCTCTTTCCGGTGCTGAACATCCTAGCTGCGCCTTTTGCAGCGTCCTTCTTCACCTCAGAGCCTCCATCCCCAGCCGTTGCCTCCAAACCAAAGCCGGGCGTCGCCTCACGCCCCAGCCTCCGCCACAGGCCGTACCTCTTCGCCGCACTCAGCATCAATCTCGTActcgccggcttcctcaCCTTTCTGCACCAACCGGCGCCCCTCACCGTCCTATCCCATCTCCGCAAGGAGTACGAGCGCATCCACCCCTCCTCCGTGCGTCTCGCACACGCGacgcaccgcccgccgcagcccagGGACGAGCTCTTCGCCATGTTCCTCATGCCCTGCCACTCCACGCCATGGCGATCCCACCTCGTCTACCCGGGCCTAGACGCGTACGCGCTCACCTGCGAGCCCCCGCTCCACACCCAGCCGAACACCCCCGAGCGGGACAACtaccgcgacgaggccgaccgcTTCTACGACGACCCTGTaggcttcctcgccggcgagctctTCGCCCCGGGCCGCGGCATGGCCCTCCCGCGCTATATTATCGGCTTCGAGGGGATCGAGCCGTGGCTGCGCGAGTTCCTCGAGACCCCGCGCGGCAGGGAGCTGGGTCTCGCCCTCAGGCCGGTCTGGAGCGGGTTCAACGGGTTCGTCAACGAAGACTGGCGCCGGTCTGGCAGGATGCTCGTGTGGGACACGGGCATCTATGACGACGCGCCTGGAGCCGCCCAGACCAAAACGTGAATTCCGACAAAATTCTCGGATACATAGCATGTAATCAATAGACTTGTAATTCTCCTTGCTTCTCTGctcatgcatgcatgtcaCATGCGCGTCTGGACGCAGGCCCCCGTTGTAGGCCTCAAGAAATCTGCTGCTCCCATCGTAGACGTCAACAAAGGATCAGGGCACGTCTCGACTCCTCGACCCATCCTAAAATGTCAACGCGTCATGCCAGCGCCCAGCGTTCAAACGAACATGCAAAGCGCCACCGCAGTCGGGGGAAGAAAAGTGTTTCCATAGAGTAATCTCTTTAGTATCCCGTACATTACACAAAGATATCCATTTCTGACCCGCCCGTCCAACTCTCTTCGCTCGCCAAACAGTCGTCCCAGCTCCGTTgaccacccaccaccactcgTCTGAGCTctttcctctctctctctctcgcactCTTAGCCACACAGATGtgcccccctctctctccgtTTCCCATTCCCGTAGTCTTaaaaggggggcgggcggtgcgagGCTGTGAGAGCGCGCGTGTATGATATCAAAAGTAAGAAAgggtgaagaagaagaagtagaagaagagaaacaaaagaagaggaagaagaagaggccgcgcgcgcaggtGTTGTGTATATGTGTACTGCAGTGTAGTGTTCATGAACAAATAAGGGGCTATTAAAAAGCAACAAAGGCACGGATGGGGACGACTTGGGGGGTAGTCCCGAGTTCCCAAATACCACAAGAGGGCGGCCACGCGTCGATCGAGACTCGATCCGCGAGCTCATAGAAACCAATCCATGGGGCTGTCTGGCGTGCACTATCGACAAAAAAAAGCATCAGACCAGGCAGCCCCTTTCTGCACTAAACGCCAAACAGGTGTGTTGTCTTCAAACGGGAATAAACGCCCAAGCCACTGCCATGGACTGCGGGTGCCAGGTAAAACATGCCGAAACAAACGTCGAATACACGCTCAGCGAGGGGTCGCATGGACTGTCCTGACCGATGGGTTGCTGGCCGAACATTAGTTTTGGTGAACGGGAGCTTCTTGGGCCTCTGCTTTCGTCTCAACGACGGCAGCTTCCTCATGTTGAGACTCGGGCACCGGCTCCAATGGCCCTTCAGGTGACGCAACAGACTTGGATTCGGTCGTTGGTTCCGGGATGGAAGTCGTGCTCGGggcctccgccggcgcctccgccgtgTGTGCGCTAGCTGTCACCGGAGTAGCATCGAGTGCGGCTTGGGGGACTTCTTTGGGCGTCTCTTTCGAAGGTTCCTCTGCAGTTGTGACCGTTGGTTTGGGAGCCGCCAACTCCTCGACACTCTTCTCGGGCTGCttttcgtcgtcgcgcttTTCACGCTTCATATCCAGGCTCTTGCCGCGCGACATCAAAACTGCCCCGATCCCCTGGCGGTCaggggccgccggcggcgacttatttcgtcgctgctcggcattctccttggcctcgcgaTACTTGTTTCGTATCCACCCTATAGGGCCTTTCGACTCTTCTTTGGTGCTGTTACTGTCTCTGGCGTCCTGTCCCCCGTGCCCCTCAATACTGGCCAGAGTTGTGGGTTCTGAGCCCTCGTTGGTGAAGCTCTTCCgcggcttgcttgctccaCTGCCAATGGACGTGGTGCTCACTTCCGCATGGTCGTTGGAGCCAATATTCGCCTGCGGCGGTGTGGCCATTGAACTTGTCGAACCACCATTGTCGTCTTTCTTCGTCCTTGACAGTCGCcaccgcttcttcttctccttgtccgCGCTATCTGACGGTGCTGCAATCTGCTCATCGAGCCCTTGGTCCAAGTCGGAGCCCTCGTTGAATGACGAGGAGTGAATAGAAGTTGGGGGCGACTTCCTCCCGCGGGGGAGATTGTCATCGGGATGCAAACTACTGCTTGATGCGAGGTTCGAAGGGCGAGGCGTGCCTTCGGATGACATGTCGCTAGGCTGTTGCGGGAGAGCAGGGTGAGACTGAGACTGACCTTGCTCGGATAtctgctgggctggcgctTGCGAGATAGGCGTCGGGAAAGGGAGGGGTGAGGGTGAAGCCAGCGATTGGGAGGCAGGGTGCAATATCGGATtggaggtcggcggcggcgagacctCAGAGAGATGCTGCAATGAGTCCACAGGGTTGGGAACCTCCTggcccggcgacgccgcgtTAGAATGGGTCAAGGAAGCCGCCGAGCTCTGGGCGCTCAGATTGAGGGCGCCCGGTatgcgcttcttcttcagctTGTTTGGCTGCCTCTTCTCAGTCGCatccgccggcgacgatctTTGGAACAGGCTCGGCAGGTTCCTCTCCCTGGGCGGTGGCGTTGCGGCCTCGTTGGGCACCTCAAGCAATCGCTCCTGACTGAAGCCCGCAGCCGTGCTTCGCTCCACGGACGGATTCGCAGCCCCCAtggtcgcgggcgcgggacTCGAGCTGTACGCCTGCTCATTCTCGACGATGGTCGCGCGTACGGGAGTCATGGGCTCCACGCGGGCAGGAGATTGATGGCcggcgttgtcgccgcctctcTTGAACTTGCCGCCAGCCAGTGCCGGGGACCGTTTCGACGGTACGGTGTTGCTCCTACCCAATCCGCCCGTGGGTGTGGTCGCGACCAGGGCTGGGCTATTAGGCGTCGTGTTTTCCTCCTGCCGAGAGTGCCGCGACGATACTGACCGGTTCCTTCGGACCTTACCATCTCGGCGCACGCTCGTTGCGCCCGCGCTGGCATTGGACGCGGATCTatcgaggccgcccgagGTTTTGTTGGGATTGGGTGTCAAGGGCCCTGTCGGTGTTCCCGACTCGACCTCCTTCTTggtctcctcgtcggcagctgTGCCTTGCATGCCAATGAGGAAGTGGTCCTGATTCTCAATCAGGAAGATGAGCACACATTGGTTCAGCCTGTACTCCTCGGGGGCCATGGCATGTGCCGGATGCGACAGCATGCCGGGTTGGAAAATGGCAGCGAGGTTTTGCGAGTTCATCCGGTTCTCGTCCGActtggcggcgaagacggctAGGAGGTCGAGAATGTAGAGAAGCAGCTGTTTGTTCAGCGGGGGCAACTCGGTAATGAGCTGCTGGTACTTTTGAATGGCCGCATTCTCGTCGAAGTTGTCCACAAATTGTGGCCCTTCGAGATCGCCAACAGCCTGCTTGGTCGCTCCGCGAAGAGGTTCGCGGAACTTCTCGTAGAGGTCCAAGGGCACCACGGGCTCTGGAAGATCATTGAGGTACCGACGGAGCacgttggcggcgtcgtgaaCGGTGTAGCCATCCCAGACGAGGCCTTTGCCGTATCGATCCGGGGAGTCAAATATGGACTTAAGCTCCTTGATGCGCTTCTCGGAGCCACTCAGGCGAAAGATGCCTTCGACACCAGTGGCTGCCATTGCGGTCAGGACTCTGACACCGTGCTTGGGAACCTAGAGGAGGGCTGGGACATACCTTTCTCCTTCAAGAAGACACCGCACTTGGCTACAACAATCGGAACATATCCGTAAATGTAGCTCTGGCCGttctcgtcgatgagcgAGATGGCAACATTGGCGTACGTTATACTTTGTCGCAGAGGCACCCCAAAGATGCCCGGAGCTTTTGATTCTAACAGGTGGTCAGCCTCCAGGCACGGGCGGGGGGGGACAAAAATGATGAAATGGCAATGCCATTAGCTGAAGGCTTGCAAGCCGATGCCATAAAGCCGCTGGTGCATCCCCAGCGAAGACACTGGTCGTCGTGTCGCGACGTCGTGCTGCAACGGTGGAACGCGGCTCAAGCACAAGGACGAGGGGGTTGCGTCGGCGGCTGCCGAAAGAGGTGCCTCGTTTCCATAGCCACCAGCAAGATCCCAGCACGGGCGCTTGACACGGGCGAGCGCGGGGGAGCCCAGCCGGCCCATGCACGGCGCGGCAATACAAATGAGCCGGGGGACTGTACCTGTAGCTTCCTGGTGTTTGGAAGGTAGCTTGAAGCCCTTCCACCATGACTTGAGGTCGCGCTTgttcggcggcgatgcgggcgTCGCACCGGGCGGCGGTTGGCTCGACTGGCCAGCCTGGTTGGCCGTGGGGACGGCAGACGCCATGttgtccgtccgtcgtccgGTCTCGAGCGAGGATGGGGACGCAGTACGGGACACACGACCGCCAGTAGATGGTTGATAACCCGGCTCAGGGTGCCTGCCACGGACCGACTCGACGCCAggtgggcgcggcgacgaagctGGACGCTGAGGCAATTCCGGGTTGTGGCTGTTGAGTGCGATGACGGCCGGACAATCAATCCGTCATGGGCGTGCTGTCGCTAACGGACGGGGGTTTCGCGAGGACAAAACGCAAAAGGCAGCGAGTCGCGAGGGGCGGATGCAATGAAGCTGGGCTGTGTCGTGCGCGAGGAGCGGTCGCCGAGACGTCGTTGGTGCCAGGCCCAGCGAGCGATCGTGAATTGCGTCGACTATCCAAGCCGCGTCGAGTGGCAGTCGGAGCAGGGAAGCTAGCGTCTatggtcgaggaggcggccgggagTCTGTTCTGCGGACGAGCGGCATGGAGAGGATGCGATTgcctcgaggagcgcgatgtcggcgacggacgaAAAGGAGTGGTGCGAGGCGCGGGTTGCGGAGCGTCGTGCGCGGGCGCCTCTGTGAGAGGGAAGTGGCCGGTGATGaaagcagcaggcggcgagaTGAGGTGCGAAGGTTGAGGTGCTGTGCGAGGCCGCGCAGCAAGGTttgggctgggcgggcggttaGGTGAGAGACGGCAGCGGATCGGCCTCCTGTGGCTGAGATGACCTGCCCCAAGGTCCAGTGCCCTGCTGTGCTCCCAGCCCGCCCGTACAAAGTTCCGCTGGCGGGCAACCTAGTACTAAGCCTCCCCGTAGGTTGGGCACCTGGAGCTTGACGTGCTGGAGGTGGTAGGTTAGTGCAGTAGGTACGACCTGAAGCAAGCGCGGCGCCAGAACGGGGTGTGACGGAAGCGCGGGCAGGCGCTGTCGGGTCCGGCTGGCTAGGTGAGGTGAAGTGGGCGGGCGCTCCACTGGGCCACCTACCTTAGCGCTGAAGCATGGAGTGGAGCGTGGGAGCCCGCCTACCTTACAGCCTGCCTACAGAGCACATAACCTCCACCACGGTCCCGTTTCTTGGTCCAGTCCATGGTGGGAggcttgggcggcatggcctgGCCCGGCCTCCTGGCCGGGTCTGGTTCACCTCAGGTTGGCCTGGCGGTCACTAGGTACTAATGGTCTGGTGGGGGAGCAAGCGTCGTCCCCTCCCTGGGCAGGGAAAGGTAGGTACACCCACTGTAAGTACCAGACCTACCACCGTTTGGACCGTCAAAATGGACCACCCAGCTTGCCAACTACTCAGCCCGGTGCTTCaggtgcgtgtgcgtgtgtgcgtgtgcgtggGTGCGTGGGTGCGTGCGGCTCTCGTCTTCTGGGCAggcagtacagtacagtacttcAATATTACCGCGCAGCAGTGGCCACTCCGTTGCTTGCCATGGCAGTCGCCATATGTCATGATTATGCCTGATGCGCATCTCAGGCGCTGTTGGTGGCGGCCTGTggcgacagcaacagcaaagCCAGCGGCATGGAACCTGTGCGACACAGAACTTTGCTGATGAGGCTGCTTTTACTGCAGGTATTACTACCTACTTCGTGCATCCCGTCAACTCTAGTCAGCCTGGGTTTTCTCAGGCCAGGCAAGGCCACAGCCTAGTGGGGAGGGGCCGCATTTAGACGCAGAGACTCGACGCACCCCATGGCGACGGATAGTCAACCTAGGAGCCGTTCCTGTGTGCGGCATAGACGGTGGCAGTGACGCGGGATTCTCCAGAGACGGGACGCggtaccagcagcagcagcagcagcaggcagtcGCAGGACAAATCCCTCGCGTGGAGCTGAACGAGGCTTGGGCCTCTTGAGCCCTGGCTTGTCTCGCTGCTTCATTCAAGCTCTCCCTCGCCTCTCCCCGGCTTGTTCTGTTCTCCCTTTGCGAGACTCGTCCTGTGTCGtccagacgacgccgcgccggtgTTTTCCATTCTTGATTCTTCCCCTGTCCCCTTCTCTTCCCCGTGGGCGCGCCCCGGCAGTGTCCTGGGTCTGGCCCGGTCtgggggcgggcgcagggAAACACATTGACAGGGCCCGGGCGAATGACGTTGAAACCAGGCTGCGACGATGTAATTTTGGGGAGGGCAGGCCAGGAtcggcgcagcgcaggccgtcgagcttggTTTGAGGGCTGTCTGTCTTGCCCGGGGGAGGGATTCGCGCGCTGGTGCTACCTGGGGTACATGAAAGCCCATTGGATCGACTGGGCGAGGGAGGGCTCGCAGGGTGGACGGATCGATGGATGGCTGGATTGATGATGGCCCGCCAGCTGCGCAGTCTTGCAGTGCAAcgtgcagcccagcccagcccagcccagcccaggggGGCCCGGGTAACCGGTTTGGTGCCTGCCGTGCCCGGAACGAGATCGAAGCTATCTGAGCTACTGCATTCACGTGTATCATGTGCCTGCCACTCCAGGTACCCCTCGGTAAGCCAGGGCAGGCACACCGTAGGGACCTTgagcaccgtcgccgtctgcctCGAACGGGGGCTGCTCGAGCCTGGACTGGAACCTCGCCCGACTTTCTCGGGTATCGTCGCCCGTCCACAGGGCCTCCCTGTTCgcgtcccgtcgtcgcccggcaCTATGGGGTGAGTGGCCAATGACGGGCTGCTCAATCAGAGACAGGCGGCAAACAAGCCACTTTTTCCCTTCTTTGTTTACGAGGTGTATCCCAGGCGAGAACCGAAACGGCACATGGTGCCAAGGTACCGTTGTAAGTCCAGAGCACTGTGTCCCAGATCAATCGCCCCGAACCTGACCACGGTCTGATGAGCGGACACCACCTCATGCTCCAAGCTAGGGTACGGGGCGGAATAAGCCACCAACAGACGCTACGGGTATGCAGAGCACGCCAAAGGGCGCCGGGCCCACGGGTTCggtgggcgctggcgccgatGCGTGGTGATGTCCGGATGCAGCACATGTCGTACCCATCGTGTATCGTGTGCGAGCCTGCTGTTGTCATGACTTTGACACTCTCGAGAGGATATGCTCGGCACTAGGGACGCTCAGTACCTGGcttgaagacgacggcgcggcacggAACAGGCTGAACGCCACAGCTTTGTCGATGGAAACGGCGCCCGCAACCGCATCCATAACGGGACCGAGCACGCCCTTCGTGTTGGGACCCAACTGCGAACTTGGTACCACGAGTCCCGGCCAGTGGCATGATCCCAGCGAACCTGCTGTCGACAGCACCAACCTACCTTATTAGTACCCAGTAGGCTCCGGGTCATATgcggcccgctcgccctcaTAATAAAACTTCCCGACACCTGGCCAGTCGTGGCAAGCGTATACCTGGCAGTCTCCATCTTACCGTCCCAGGCCGCCAGGTACCAAATCGTGCCCGTCTCGCCATGAGCAGAGCGTGGGCGGTGTTTCGTCAGCCTACAGGCACCAACGCCAGCCATGCGGATTCTCGTATCGGCGCATCTGTCTGCCATGTTGTCGAAAGCCATGTCTCCCGCCCTGCATGTTCGACTTGCTGGTCCTGCTCTGCTGATGGCTGACCTGGCGCAATGTGCGAACAACAGATTCCATATCTCCCGGACAATGCCGATTGTCTATCCGGCCCCCGCATACCTTTTGCCATGCCGCGTCCCCCAGCGCTGCCACGCACGCGAACCGTAGATGACCGTCGTACCATGCGACGTCGGTCATGGCAAGCGGGCATTGGCCACACTCATCCCTCTCTGCGCCCATTTATGCCCCGGCGCGAGCCGACTCTGCGGATCACAACCACCAGGTGAATGGAATAGGCACCACGCAGTTGGTAGGTACACATACCTCAAAGGCTCCACGACGCAGTCCCGGCCACGCGCGCAAAGTACACGTCGATCTTCAGGGCAtctcgcccctccccctctgGATCGGCATGGAGAGGCGGGCCccgaggggggcgggggggcggaAACAAAGGACAAGGGaaagacaaaaaaaaacGTGAGCTAAGGGCCTCTGACGTGTTTGGGCGGCGAATCTTGCTGCATCTCCAAACCCTGCAAGATCCATTTTTGGAAGCCGCGAAGATCATGGCGTCcgctcccgtcgccggctgGGCCAAA is part of the Purpureocillium takamizusanense chromosome 7, complete sequence genome and encodes:
- the SAC7 gene encoding GTPase activating protein (GAP) for Rho1p (COG:T~COG:Z~EggNog:ENOG503NVD5) codes for the protein MASAVPTANQAGQSSQPPPGATPASPPNKRDLKSWWKGFKLPSKHQEATESKAPGIFGVPLRQSITYANVAISLIDENGQSYIYGYVPIVVAKCGVFLKEKATGVEGIFRLSGSEKRIKELKSIFDSPDRYGKGLVWDGYTVHDAANVLRRYLNDLPEPVVPLDLYEKFREPLRGATKQAVGDLEGPQFVDNFDENAAIQKYQQLITELPPLNKQLLLYILDLLAVFAAKSDENRMNSQNLAAIFQPGMLSHPAHAMAPEEYRLNQCVLIFLIENQDHFLIGMQGTAADEETKKEVESGTPTGPLTPNPNKTSGGLDRSASNASAGATSVRRDGKVRRNRSVSSRHSRQEENTTPNSPALVATTPTGGLGRSNTVPSKRSPALAGGKFKRGGDNAGHQSPARVEPMTPVRATIVENEQAYSSSPAPATMGAANPSVERSTAAGFSQERLLEVPNEAATPPPRERNLPSLFQRSSPADATEKRQPNKLKKKRIPGALNLSAQSSAASLTHSNAASPGQEVPNPVDSLQHLSEVSPPPTSNPILHPASQSLASPSPLPFPTPISQAPAQQISEQGQSQSHPALPQQPSDMSSEGTPRPSNLASSSSLHPDDNLPRGRKSPPTSIHSSSFNEGSDLDQGLDEQIAAPSDSADKEKKKRWRLSRTKKDDNGGSTSSMATPPQANIGSNDHAEVSTTSIGSGASKPRKSFTNEGSEPTTLASIEGHGGQDARDSNSTKEESKGPIGWIRNKYREAKENAEQRRNKSPPAAPDRQGIGAVLMSRGKSLDMKREKRDDEKQPEKSVEELAAPKPTVTTAEEPSKETPKEVPQAALDATPVTASAHTAEAPAEAPSTTSIPEPTTESKSVASPEGPLEPVPESQHEEAAVVETKAEAQEAPVHQN
- the GPI10 gene encoding glycosylphosphatidylinositol anchor biosynthesis, variant 2 (EggNog:ENOG503NV7H~TransMembrane:7 (n6-14c21/22o31-50i102-126o138-158i199-222o234-252i259-279o307-325i)~CAZy:GT22~COG:M~COG:O) — its product is MAAPKTLQALIAALGDWYAWRLAVKIYGPGSLASFFALFLQVFSPWQWYVSTRTFSNSLETTLTITALYYWPWELLGSAKPAKENPKAPQALHSLWRLRASLSLAALAVVLRPTNVLIWATIAGIALTRVTLKGSSPLSWAATFTFVREAVLCGSLVLGTSFVSDRLYFGFWTFPPYNWLNFNISKSLAVFYGRNPWHYYLLQGIPLLCTTSLPFAIAGLYSPPPTASPDQANTLRTLSCTIFATVGALSLISHKEVRFIYPLFPVLNILAAPFAASFFTSEPPSPAVASKPKPGVASRPSLRHRPYLFAALSINLVLAGFLTFLHQPAPLTVLSHLRKEYERIHPSSVRLAHATHRPPQPRDELFAMFLMPCHSTPWRSHLVYPGLDAYALTCEPPLHTQPNTPERDNYRDEADRFYDDPVGFLAGELFAPGRGMALPRYIIGFEGIEPWLREFLETPRGRELGLALRPVWSGFNGFVNEDWRRSGRMLVWDTGIYDDAPGAAQTKT
- the GPI10 gene encoding glycosylphosphatidylinositol anchor biosynthesis (BUSCO:EOG09260UJK~COG:M~COG:O~EggNog:ENOG503NV7H~TransMembrane:10 (i75-94o100-122i134-151o206-230i242-266o278-295i302-324o336-354i361-381o409-427i)~CAZy:GT22), with product MATPSTARNAQKRSNFLRDIVVIRLINAWWIATFFQPDEFFQSLEPAWRLAFGPESGAWMTWEWQHQLRSSLHPALFSAAYLVADGLSSLIPAGNVFRTFVVMAAPKTLQALIAALGDWYAWRLAVKIYGPGSLASFFALFLQVFSPWQWYVSTRTFSNSLETTLTITALYYWPWELLGSAKPAKENPKAPQALHSLWRLRASLSLAALAVVLRPTNVLIWATIAGIALTRVTLKGSSPLSWAATFTFVREAVLCGSLVLGTSFVSDRLYFGFWTFPPYNWLNFNISKSLAVFYGRNPWHYYLLQGIPLLCTTSLPFAIAGLYSPPPTASPDQANTLRTLSCTIFATVGALSLISHKEVRFIYPLFPVLNILAAPFAASFFTSEPPSPAVASKPKPGVASRPSLRHRPYLFAALSINLVLAGFLTFLHQPAPLTVLSHLRKEYERIHPSSVRLAHATHRPPQPRDELFAMFLMPCHSTPWRSHLVYPGLDAYALTCEPPLHTQPNTPERDNYRDEADRFYDDPVGFLAGELFAPGRGMALPRYIIGFEGIEPWLREFLETPRGRELGLALRPVWSGFNGFVNEDWRRSGRMLVWDTGIYDDAPGAAQTKT